In Lagenorhynchus albirostris chromosome 14, mLagAlb1.1, whole genome shotgun sequence, one DNA window encodes the following:
- the NAPG gene encoding gamma-soluble NSF attachment protein isoform X3, whose protein sequence is MAAQKINEGLEHLAKAEKCLKTGFLKWKPDYDSAASEYGKAAVAFKNAKQFEQAKDACLREAVAHENNRALFHAAKAYEQAGMMLKEMQKLPEAVQLIEKASMMYLENGTPDTAAMALERAGKLIENVDPEKAVQLYQQTANVFENEERLRQAVELLGKASRLLVRGRRFDEAALSIQKEKNIYKEIENYPTCYKLSPGRGVAAGTVVQADETLSAPVGGAGKMSSESQEKSPERRAGSGPSPPPPVRARVRVCVCVCVWLCVWL, encoded by the exons ATGGCGGCTCAGAAGATAAACGAGGGGCTGGAGCACCTGGCCAAAGCAGAGAAATG CCTGAAAACtggttttttaaaatggaagccAGATTATGACAGTGCCGCTTCTGAGTATGGAAAAGCAG ctgttgcttttaaaaatgccaaaCAGTTTGAACAAGCAAAAGACGCCTGCCTGAGAGAAGCTGTCGCCCACGAGAATAACAGGGC TCTTTTTCATGCTGCCAA AGCTTATGAACAAGCCGGCATGATGCTGAAG GAGATGCAAAAACTCCCGGAGGCTGTTCAGCTGATTGAGAAAGCTAGCATGATGTACCTGGAGAACGGCACCCCGGACACAGCAGCCATGGCCTTGGAGCGGGCTGGAAA GCTTATAGAAAACGTGGATCCAGAAAAGGCTGTGCAGTTATATCAGCAGACAGCTAATGTGTTTGAA AATGAAGAGCGCTTACGACAGGCAGTTGAATTACTAGGAAAGGCCTCCAGGCTGCTGGTGCGAGGGCGCAG GTTTGATGAGGCGGCACTCtctattcagaaagaaaaaaatatttataaggaaaTTGAGAATTATCCAACTTGTTATAAG CTGAGCCCTGGTCGTGGAGTTGCAGCTGGGACGGTGGTGCAGGCGGATGAAACACTGTCTGCCCCAGTCGGAGGAGCTGGGAAGATGAGCTCAGAGAGCCAGGAGAAGAGCCCAGAGAGGAGGGCTGGAAGtgggccctccccgccccccccagtacgtgcgcgtgtgcgtgtgtgtgtgtgtgtgtgtgtgtggctgtgtgtgtggctgtga
- the NAPG gene encoding gamma-soluble NSF attachment protein isoform X2, producing the protein MAAQKINEGLEHLAKAEKCLKTGFLKWKPDYDSAASEYGKAAVAFKNAKQFEQAKDACLREAVAHENNRALFHAAKAYEQAGMMLKEMQKLPEAVQLIEKASMMYLENGTPDTAAMALERAGKLIENVDPEKAVQLYQQTANVFENEERLRQAVELLGKASRLLVRGRRFDEAALSIQKEKNIYKEIENYPTCYKKTIAQVLVHLHRNDYVAAERCVRESYSIPGFNGSEDCTALEQLLEGYDQQDQDQVAEVCNSPLFKYMDNDKPLP; encoded by the exons ATGGCGGCTCAGAAGATAAACGAGGGGCTGGAGCACCTGGCCAAAGCAGAGAAATG CCTGAAAACtggttttttaaaatggaagccAGATTATGACAGTGCCGCTTCTGAGTATGGAAAAGCAG ctgttgcttttaaaaatgccaaaCAGTTTGAACAAGCAAAAGACGCCTGCCTGAGAGAAGCTGTCGCCCACGAGAATAACAGGGC TCTTTTTCATGCTGCCAA AGCTTATGAACAAGCCGGCATGATGCTGAAG GAGATGCAAAAACTCCCGGAGGCTGTTCAGCTGATTGAGAAAGCTAGCATGATGTACCTGGAGAACGGCACCCCGGACACAGCAGCCATGGCCTTGGAGCGGGCTGGAAA GCTTATAGAAAACGTGGATCCAGAAAAGGCTGTGCAGTTATATCAGCAGACAGCTAATGTGTTTGAA AATGAAGAGCGCTTACGACAGGCAGTTGAATTACTAGGAAAGGCCTCCAGGCTGCTGGTGCGAGGGCGCAG GTTTGATGAGGCGGCACTCtctattcagaaagaaaaaaatatttataaggaaaTTGAGAATTATCCAACTTGTTATAAG aaaacaatTGCCCAAGTCTTAGTGCATCTGCACAGAAATGACTACGTGGCCGCAGAGCGCTGTGTCCGGGAGAGCTACAG catccctggcttcaaCGGCAGTGAGGACTGCACCGCCCTGGAACAGCTGCTCGAGGGCTACGACCAGCAGGACCAGGACCAGGTGGCCGAGGTCTGCAACTCGCCCCTGTTCAAGTACATGGACAATGAC